A single genomic interval of Agromyces cerinus harbors:
- a CDS encoding M3 family metallopeptidase: MTEHSNPFLEPSPLPYRLPLFALIRPEHYREAIETGMREQRRAIEAIATDAAAPTFENTVVALERAGEVLRRVLPVFENASSADSDAAIDALEVEFAPLLSAHRDAIRLDPRLYARLSELQDARDELGLDAESAELLDRYHRTATLAGAALSEPQRLELTTMNTRLSELTTAFQQHLLADGNDLALHLTDPDDLAGLDDGRRSAAREAAMARGLDGWLITLVLPTGQPALASLERDAVRDRLLAASRSRGCRGGVHDTRSTLLEIVRIRARRAALLGFDNHAAAVTVDETAGTPEAVAELLDRLVPAATANAQREAHALAEQAVTEERRPIEASDWAVLSEAVRRERYAVDLDEMRPYLEFDRVLTRGVFRAAELLYGLKILERTDLVGYHPETRVFEVFEQDGTPVGLYLLDLYTRDSKRGGAWMSSLVEQSTLEGTLPVVVNNMNVARPAAGEPTLLTLDETETLFHEFGHALHGLLSHVVHPSMSGTNVYRDFVELPSQVNELWVLRPEVLGEYAVHHETGERMPQQLVDRLLASRTFNEGFSTTEYLAAAVLDQAWHRLSPAEADAVTDVADFERRALAAAGLDDPLVPPRYSSTYFAHVFAGGYDAGYYSYIWSEVPGADIMAWFEAHGGATRENGARYREEILAPGGSRDPRESIRRLLGREPDIAALLERRGLA; the protein is encoded by the coding sequence ATGACCGAGCACTCCAACCCGTTCCTCGAGCCGAGCCCGCTGCCCTACCGGCTTCCGCTCTTCGCCCTCATCCGACCGGAGCACTACCGGGAGGCGATCGAAACCGGCATGCGCGAGCAGCGTCGGGCGATCGAGGCGATCGCGACGGATGCCGCGGCGCCGACGTTCGAGAACACCGTCGTCGCCCTCGAACGCGCGGGAGAGGTACTCCGCCGCGTGCTCCCCGTCTTCGAGAACGCGAGTTCGGCCGACAGCGATGCCGCGATCGACGCCCTCGAGGTGGAGTTCGCGCCCCTGCTGTCGGCGCATCGGGACGCCATCCGGCTCGATCCGCGCCTCTACGCGCGACTCTCCGAACTGCAGGACGCGCGCGACGAGCTCGGGCTCGACGCCGAGTCGGCGGAGCTGCTCGACAGGTACCACCGCACCGCGACCCTCGCCGGAGCCGCCCTGAGCGAGCCGCAGCGCCTCGAGCTCACGACCATGAACACCCGTCTCTCCGAACTCACGACGGCATTCCAGCAGCATCTGCTCGCCGACGGCAACGACCTCGCGCTGCACCTGACCGATCCCGACGACCTCGCAGGCCTCGACGATGGTCGGCGTTCGGCGGCGCGAGAGGCCGCGATGGCGCGCGGTCTCGACGGCTGGCTCATCACTCTCGTGCTGCCGACGGGGCAGCCGGCTCTCGCATCCCTCGAGCGCGACGCCGTGCGCGACCGCCTGCTCGCCGCATCCCGGTCACGCGGATGCCGCGGCGGCGTTCACGACACCCGTTCGACGCTCCTCGAGATCGTGCGGATCCGCGCCCGGCGGGCCGCACTCCTCGGGTTCGACAACCACGCCGCCGCAGTGACCGTCGACGAGACGGCCGGAACGCCCGAGGCCGTCGCCGAGCTGCTCGACCGGCTCGTGCCCGCCGCCACGGCGAACGCCCAGCGCGAAGCGCACGCCCTCGCCGAGCAGGCGGTCACCGAGGAGCGACGGCCGATCGAGGCATCCGACTGGGCAGTGCTGAGCGAGGCCGTGCGGCGCGAGCGGTACGCGGTCGACCTCGACGAGATGCGCCCGTACCTCGAGTTCGACCGAGTGCTCACCCGCGGCGTCTTCCGCGCCGCGGAGCTGCTGTACGGCCTGAAGATCCTCGAGCGCACCGACCTCGTCGGCTACCACCCCGAGACCCGCGTGTTCGAGGTGTTCGAGCAGGATGGCACCCCGGTCGGGCTCTACCTGCTCGACCTGTACACCCGCGATTCGAAGCGCGGCGGAGCATGGATGAGCTCGCTCGTCGAGCAGTCGACGCTCGAGGGCACGCTCCCGGTCGTCGTGAACAACATGAACGTCGCCCGGCCGGCGGCGGGCGAACCGACGCTGCTCACGCTCGACGAGACCGAGACGCTCTTCCACGAGTTCGGTCACGCGCTGCACGGCCTGCTCTCGCACGTCGTGCACCCGTCGATGTCGGGCACGAACGTGTACCGCGACTTCGTCGAGCTGCCGAGCCAGGTCAACGAGCTGTGGGTCCTGCGACCCGAGGTGCTCGGCGAGTACGCGGTGCACCACGAGACCGGCGAGCGGATGCCGCAGCAGCTCGTCGATCGCCTGCTGGCGTCGCGCACGTTCAACGAGGGCTTCTCGACGACCGAGTACCTCGCGGCGGCCGTGCTCGACCAGGCGTGGCACCGTCTCTCCCCCGCTGAGGCCGATGCCGTCACCGATGTCGCCGACTTCGAGCGCCGGGCACTGGCGGCCGCCGGCCTCGACGACCCGCTCGTGCCGCCGCGCTACTCGAGCACCTACTTCGCGCACGTCTTCGCGGGCGGGTACGACGCCGGGTACTACTCGTACATCTGGAGCGAGGTGCCGGGCGCCGACATCATGGCCTGGTTCGAGGCGCACGGCGGAGCCACTCGGGAGAACGGTGCGCGCTACCGCGAGGAGATCCTCGCTCCGGGCGGGTCACGTGACCCGCGGGAGTCGATCCGCCGCCTGCTCGGGCGCGAGCCCGACATCGCGGCGCTCCTCGAGCGCCGCGGCCTCGCCTGA
- a CDS encoding GNAT family N-acetyltransferase has protein sequence MNYEIRSAGDDDFFGWLPLFEAYCRFYETELDDAKALIVWNWIRDESEPLQAALAVDDEGRPVGLAHYRAVPNSLTATRGMYLDDLYVDESARGSGIGRSLIEFVHARAAEIGQGGVNWITADDNAPAQQVYDQLAKRTSWVTYEMDA, from the coding sequence ATGAACTACGAGATCCGATCGGCCGGTGACGACGACTTCTTCGGATGGCTGCCGCTGTTCGAGGCGTACTGCCGCTTCTACGAGACCGAGCTCGACGACGCCAAGGCGCTCATCGTCTGGAACTGGATCCGTGACGAGTCCGAGCCGCTGCAGGCCGCACTCGCCGTCGACGACGAGGGGCGACCGGTCGGGCTCGCCCACTACCGGGCCGTGCCGAACTCGCTGACGGCGACCCGGGGCATGTACCTCGACGACCTCTACGTCGACGAGAGCGCACGCGGGTCGGGCATCGGGCGATCGCTCATCGAGTTCGTGCATGCGCGGGCCGCTGAGATCGGCCAGGGCGGCGTCAACTGGATCACGGCCGACGACAACGCACCGGCGCAGCAGGTCTACGACCAGCTCGCGAAGCGCACCAGCTGGGTCACCTACGAGATGGACGCCTGA
- the sufB gene encoding Fe-S cluster assembly protein SufB has product MTDVLIDRPELEGLGTYEFGWADSDAAGASARRGISPEVVADISALKSEPEWMLQRRQRALQLFERKPMPTWGADLSEIDFDNIKYFVRSTEKQAQTWEDLPDDIKNTYEKLGIPEAERQRLVAGVAAQYESEVVYHQINEELERQGVIFMDTDTALKEHPEFFEEYFGTVIPAGDNKFAALNTAVWSGGSFVYVPKGVHVEIPLQAYFRINTENMGQFERTLIIADEGSYVHYIEGCTAPIYKSDSLHSAVVEIIVKKDARVRYTTIQNWSNNVYNLVTKRATAAEGATMEWVDGNIGSKVTMKYPSIFLMGEHAKGETLSVAFAGPGQHQDAGAKMIHMAPYTQSSIVSKSIARGGGRAGYRGEVRIDANAHHSANSVVCDALLVDTISRSDTYPAIDIRVDDVKLGHEATVSKVSEEQLFYLMSRGIDETEAMSMIVRGFIEPIARELPMEYAMELNKLIEMGMEGSVG; this is encoded by the coding sequence ATGACGGACGTACTGATCGACCGACCGGAACTCGAAGGGCTCGGTACCTACGAGTTCGGCTGGGCCGACTCCGACGCCGCGGGGGCATCCGCCCGACGCGGCATCTCGCCGGAGGTCGTCGCCGACATCTCCGCGCTGAAATCGGAGCCGGAATGGATGCTCCAGCGTCGCCAGCGCGCCCTGCAGCTCTTCGAGCGCAAGCCGATGCCCACGTGGGGCGCCGACCTGTCGGAGATCGACTTCGACAACATCAAGTACTTCGTGCGCTCGACCGAGAAGCAGGCCCAGACCTGGGAAGACCTGCCCGACGACATCAAGAACACGTACGAGAAGCTCGGCATCCCCGAGGCCGAACGCCAGCGCCTCGTCGCGGGTGTCGCGGCCCAGTACGAGTCCGAGGTGGTCTACCACCAGATCAATGAAGAGCTCGAGCGCCAGGGCGTCATCTTCATGGACACCGACACCGCGCTGAAGGAGCACCCCGAGTTCTTCGAGGAGTACTTCGGCACCGTGATCCCCGCCGGCGACAACAAGTTCGCGGCGCTGAACACGGCTGTGTGGTCGGGCGGTTCGTTCGTCTACGTGCCGAAGGGCGTGCACGTCGAGATTCCGCTGCAGGCCTACTTCCGCATCAACACCGAGAACATGGGCCAGTTCGAGCGCACGCTGATCATCGCCGACGAGGGCAGCTACGTGCACTACATCGAGGGCTGCACGGCGCCGATCTACAAGAGCGACTCGCTGCACTCGGCCGTCGTCGAGATCATCGTCAAGAAAGACGCACGCGTGCGCTACACGACGATCCAGAACTGGTCGAACAACGTCTACAACCTCGTGACCAAGCGCGCCACGGCCGCCGAAGGCGCCACCATGGAGTGGGTCGACGGCAACATCGGTTCCAAGGTCACGATGAAGTACCCGTCGATCTTCCTCATGGGCGAGCACGCCAAGGGCGAGACCCTCTCGGTCGCGTTCGCGGGCCCGGGCCAGCACCAGGACGCCGGCGCGAAGATGATCCACATGGCGCCGTACACGCAGTCGTCGATCGTCTCGAAGTCGATCGCACGCGGCGGGGGCCGAGCCGGCTACCGCGGCGAGGTGCGCATCGACGCGAACGCCCACCACTCGGCGAACAGCGTCGTCTGCGACGCCCTGCTCGTCGACACGATCTCCCGCTCCGACACCTACCCGGCGATCGACATCCGCGTCGACGACGTGAAGCTCGGACACGAGGCCACGGTCTCGAAGGTCAGCGAGGAGCAGCTCTTCTACCTGATGAGCCGTGGCATCGACGAGACCGAGGCCATGTCGATGATCGTGCGCGGCTTCATCGAGCCGATCGCGCGCGAGCTCCCCATGGAATACGCGATGGAACTCAACAAGCTCATCGAAATGGGCATGGAAGGATCGGTGGGCTAG
- the valS gene encoding valine--tRNA ligase: protein MTDTARIPDKPALEGLESVWGGAWEREGTYRFDRTTATRECIYSIDTPPPTASGSLHIGHVFSYTHTDVVARFQRMRGKSVFYPMGWDDNGLPTERRVQNYYGVRCDPTLAYVEGFVPPFEGGDGKSTKAADQVPISRRNFIELCERLTVEDEQQFEALWRQLGLSVDWTQTYRTIGDESLFASQLAFVRNVERGEAYQALAPTLWDVTFRTAVAQAELEDREQPGHYHRVSFHRPDGGVIEIETSRPELIPACVALVAHPDDERYQPLFGTTVTTPVFGVEVPVVAHHLAQKDKGTGIAMICTFGDITDVVWWRELDLPNRAIIGFDGRVIAEAPDVITSEAGKAAFAELAGKTTFSAKQAVVQQLRDSGDLLADPKSITHPVKFFEKGDKPLEIVSTRQWYIRNGARDEALRERLLSRGREIDWHPDFMRVRYENWVGGLSGDWLVSRQRFFGVPIPVWYPLDAAGDPVFDEPIVATREMLPVDPSSAAAPGFDESQRGVAGGFIGEHDVMDTWATSSLTPQLAGGWERDPELFDLVFPYSLRPQGQDIIRTWLFSTTLRAELEHGVAPWAHASISGFIVDPDRKKMSKSKGNVVTPAGLLDQHGSDAVRYWAASSRLGTDAAFDPQNPTQVKIGRRLAIKVLNAAKFILGFDGRADAPVTVPVDRSMLAELAGVVERATRSLEAYDHARALELAETFFWTFCDDYLELVKERAYGEPSPEQASAVAALKTALDVLLRLFAPVIPFATEEAWRWSHEGSVHVASWPNVDELAARGEAGVELLELAGLALTGIRRAKTDAKASQKTPVASAVIAAPAATIPLLESVASDLRAVGRIAELGFVEAESFEVRDVVFEAPSE from the coding sequence ATGACCGACACCGCGCGCATTCCCGACAAGCCCGCTCTCGAAGGCCTCGAATCGGTCTGGGGAGGCGCCTGGGAGCGCGAGGGCACCTATCGGTTCGACCGCACGACGGCGACGCGCGAGTGCATCTACTCGATCGACACCCCGCCGCCGACCGCCTCGGGCTCGCTGCACATCGGCCACGTCTTCTCCTACACGCACACCGACGTCGTCGCGCGTTTCCAGCGCATGCGCGGCAAGAGCGTCTTCTACCCGATGGGCTGGGACGACAACGGCCTGCCCACCGAGCGCCGGGTGCAGAACTACTACGGCGTGCGCTGCGACCCCACGCTCGCCTACGTCGAGGGCTTCGTGCCGCCGTTCGAGGGCGGCGACGGCAAGTCGACGAAAGCCGCCGACCAGGTGCCGATCAGCCGCCGCAACTTCATCGAGCTGTGCGAGCGGCTCACCGTCGAAGACGAGCAGCAGTTCGAGGCCCTGTGGCGACAGCTCGGCCTCTCGGTCGACTGGACCCAGACCTACCGCACGATCGGCGACGAGTCGCTCTTCGCCTCGCAGCTCGCCTTCGTGCGCAACGTCGAGCGCGGCGAGGCCTACCAGGCGCTCGCGCCGACCCTCTGGGACGTCACGTTCCGCACGGCGGTCGCGCAGGCCGAGCTCGAGGACCGCGAGCAGCCCGGTCACTACCACCGCGTCTCGTTCCACCGCCCCGACGGCGGCGTCATCGAGATCGAGACGAGCCGTCCCGAGCTCATCCCCGCGTGCGTCGCCCTCGTCGCCCACCCCGACGACGAGCGTTACCAGCCGCTCTTCGGCACGACCGTCACGACGCCCGTCTTCGGCGTCGAGGTGCCCGTGGTCGCCCACCACCTCGCCCAGAAGGACAAGGGCACCGGCATCGCCATGATCTGCACGTTCGGCGACATCACCGACGTCGTGTGGTGGCGCGAGCTCGACCTGCCGAACCGCGCGATCATCGGCTTCGACGGCCGTGTCATCGCCGAGGCCCCCGACGTCATCACCTCCGAGGCGGGCAAGGCGGCGTTCGCCGAGCTGGCCGGCAAGACCACCTTCTCGGCCAAGCAGGCCGTGGTGCAGCAGCTCCGCGACTCGGGCGACCTCCTCGCCGACCCGAAGTCGATCACCCACCCGGTCAAGTTCTTCGAGAAGGGCGACAAGCCGCTCGAGATCGTCTCGACGCGCCAGTGGTACATCCGCAACGGCGCCCGCGACGAGGCCCTCCGCGAGCGACTGCTCTCGCGCGGCCGCGAGATCGACTGGCACCCCGACTTCATGCGCGTGCGCTATGAGAACTGGGTCGGCGGGCTCTCTGGCGACTGGCTCGTCTCGCGCCAGCGCTTCTTCGGCGTGCCGATCCCCGTCTGGTACCCGCTCGACGCGGCGGGCGACCCGGTGTTCGACGAACCGATCGTCGCGACGCGCGAGATGCTGCCGGTCGACCCGTCGTCGGCTGCTGCGCCCGGCTTCGACGAGTCGCAGCGCGGTGTCGCCGGCGGCTTCATCGGCGAGCACGATGTCATGGACACCTGGGCGACCTCGTCGCTGACCCCGCAGCTCGCGGGCGGCTGGGAGCGCGACCCCGAGCTCTTCGACCTCGTCTTCCCGTACTCCCTGCGCCCCCAGGGTCAAGACATCATCCGCACCTGGCTCTTCTCGACCACGCTTCGCGCCGAGCTCGAGCACGGCGTGGCGCCGTGGGCGCACGCCTCGATCTCGGGATTCATCGTCGACCCCGACCGCAAGAAGATGTCGAAGTCGAAGGGCAACGTCGTGACGCCGGCCGGTCTCCTCGACCAGCACGGCTCCGACGCGGTGCGCTACTGGGCGGCATCCTCGCGCCTCGGCACCGACGCGGCCTTCGACCCGCAGAACCCGACGCAGGTCAAGATCGGCCGCCGCCTCGCCATCAAGGTGCTGAACGCGGCGAAGTTCATCCTCGGCTTCGACGGTCGAGCGGATGCCCCGGTGACCGTGCCCGTCGACCGCAGCATGCTCGCCGAGCTCGCCGGGGTCGTCGAGCGGGCGACCCGCTCGCTCGAGGCCTACGACCACGCCCGGGCCCTCGAGCTGGCCGAGACGTTCTTCTGGACGTTCTGCGACGACTACCTCGAGCTCGTGAAGGAGCGCGCCTACGGCGAGCCCAGCCCCGAGCAGGCCTCTGCCGTCGCGGCGCTGAAGACCGCACTCGATGTGCTGCTCCGCCTCTTCGCACCCGTCATCCCGTTCGCGACCGAAGAGGCGTGGCGCTGGTCGCACGAAGGCTCGGTGCACGTGGCGTCGTGGCCGAACGTCGACGAGCTCGCCGCGCGTGGCGAAGCCGGCGTCGAGCTGCTCGAGCTCGCCGGCCTCGCGCTGACCGGCATCCGACGGGCCAAGACCGACGCGAAGGCGTCGCAGAAGACGCCCGTCGCGAGTGCCGTGATCGCCGCGCCCGCCGCGACGATCCCGCTGCTGGAGTCGGTCGCATCAGATCTGCGTGCGGTGGGGCGCATCGCCGAGCTCGGCTTCGTCGAAGCCGAGTCGTTCGAAGTCCGCGACGTCGTCTTCGAGGCGCCGTCGGAATAG
- the sufD gene encoding Fe-S cluster assembly protein SufD, translating into MTSTAMPTAGQHGLVAHSDGAFVPVQTRSERFRSVNVADFPPINGREHEWKLSPVAVFADLTGGELDGSRLPIETTDASGISFSYIPRDDARIGTAGTPEERASANAWSTFEEALLVSVTGEDEKIVFVTRTGLGDAPRAAHTVIEAAPNSRGFVVLAGTGAARLSENVEILVGAGASLTVVSLQEWDDEAVHLSSQFARLGRDSFLKHIVVSLGGKVVRVNPSTHLAEQGADIEALGLYFADAGQHLEQQVYVHHDAPHTKSRVTYKGALQGAGARTVWIGDVLIGNAAVGTDSYEQNRNLVLTEGTRADSVPNLEIETGDIEGAGHASATGRFDDEQLFYLMARGIREDEARRLVVRGFLTDIVQKIGSADLEARLTAAIEAELEGR; encoded by the coding sequence ATGACCAGCACCGCCATGCCCACTGCAGGACAGCACGGCCTCGTCGCGCACTCCGACGGCGCCTTCGTGCCGGTGCAGACCCGCTCCGAGCGATTCCGCTCCGTGAACGTCGCGGACTTCCCGCCCATCAACGGCCGCGAGCACGAGTGGAAGCTCTCCCCGGTCGCGGTGTTCGCCGACCTGACCGGTGGCGAGCTCGACGGGTCGCGCCTTCCGATCGAGACGACGGATGCCTCGGGCATCTCGTTCTCGTACATCCCGCGCGACGACGCCCGCATCGGCACGGCGGGCACGCCCGAAGAGCGCGCGAGCGCCAACGCGTGGTCGACGTTCGAAGAGGCCCTCCTCGTCTCCGTCACCGGTGAAGACGAGAAGATCGTGTTCGTGACCCGCACGGGGCTCGGCGACGCGCCGCGCGCCGCGCACACCGTCATCGAGGCCGCGCCGAACAGCCGCGGCTTCGTCGTGCTCGCCGGCACGGGCGCCGCCCGCCTCAGCGAGAACGTCGAGATCCTCGTCGGCGCCGGGGCATCCCTCACCGTCGTGTCGCTGCAGGAGTGGGACGACGAGGCCGTGCACCTCTCGAGCCAGTTCGCCCGCCTCGGCCGCGACTCGTTCCTGAAGCACATCGTCGTCTCGCTCGGCGGCAAGGTCGTCCGGGTGAACCCCTCGACCCACCTCGCCGAACAGGGTGCCGACATCGAGGCCCTCGGCCTGTACTTCGCCGATGCCGGTCAGCACCTCGAGCAGCAGGTCTACGTGCACCACGACGCACCCCACACCAAGAGCCGCGTGACCTACAAGGGTGCGCTCCAGGGCGCAGGCGCGCGCACCGTCTGGATCGGCGACGTGCTCATCGGCAACGCCGCGGTCGGCACCGACAGCTACGAGCAGAACCGCAACCTCGTGCTCACCGAGGGCACCCGTGCAGACTCCGTGCCGAACCTCGAGATCGAGACCGGCGACATCGAAGGCGCCGGGCACGCGAGTGCCACGGGTCGGTTCGACGACGAGCAGTTGTTCTACCTCATGGCACGCGGCATCCGCGAAGACGAGGCACGACGACTCGTCGTGCGCGGCTTCCTCACCGACATCGTGCAGAAGATCGGCTCGGCCGACCTCGAAGCCCGCCTCACGGCGGCGATCGAGGCTGAACTGGAAGGTCGCTGA
- a CDS encoding methyltransferase domain-containing protein, which produces MSTERAEHGLRDAYTHGHHASVLRTHSWRTVENSAAYLVPHLHEGARILDVGSGPGTITIDLARRVRPGTVVGIDASADVVAAATGLAESEGVANVEFAVGDAYALDFDDDTFDVVHAHQVLQHLARPVDALRELRRVTKPGGIVAARDVDYGGVIWNPTSPGLARWLELYRAVHEWNGGEPDAGRHLKGWAREAGFADIAATGAVWVFSTALEREWWGGAWAERATESQFAAHAIESGHADIDELRGIAGAWRAWAADEDGWLLMPHGEIIARA; this is translated from the coding sequence ATGAGCACCGAACGCGCTGAACACGGTCTCCGAGACGCCTACACGCACGGCCACCATGCGAGCGTGCTGCGCACGCACTCCTGGCGCACGGTCGAGAACTCGGCCGCCTACCTCGTGCCGCACCTGCACGAAGGAGCTCGCATCCTCGATGTGGGCAGTGGGCCGGGCACCATCACGATCGACCTCGCCCGCCGTGTGCGCCCCGGAACGGTCGTCGGCATCGACGCCTCGGCCGACGTGGTCGCCGCGGCGACGGGGCTGGCCGAGAGCGAAGGGGTGGCGAACGTCGAGTTCGCCGTCGGTGACGCCTATGCGCTCGACTTCGACGACGACACCTTCGACGTGGTGCACGCCCACCAGGTGCTGCAGCACCTCGCCCGGCCCGTCGACGCGCTGCGGGAGCTGCGCCGCGTCACGAAGCCCGGTGGAATCGTCGCCGCCCGTGACGTCGACTACGGCGGCGTGATCTGGAACCCCACGTCGCCGGGCCTCGCCCGATGGCTCGAGCTCTATCGCGCCGTGCACGAATGGAACGGCGGCGAGCCCGATGCCGGGCGGCATCTGAAGGGTTGGGCACGCGAGGCGGGCTTCGCCGACATCGCCGCGACGGGGGCCGTCTGGGTCTTCTCCACCGCGCTCGAACGCGAATGGTGGGGCGGCGCATGGGCCGAGCGCGCCACGGAGTCCCAGTTCGCCGCGCACGCCATCGAGTCGGGGCACGCAGACATCGACGAGCTCCGTGGCATCGCCGGCGCGTGGCGGGCGTGGGCCGCCGACGAGGACGGCTGGCTGCTCATGCCGCACGGCGAGATCATCGCGCGGGCGTAG
- a CDS encoding non-heme iron oxygenase ferredoxin subunit yields the protein MTSVRVCAIDDLAVNEASRFVLEGVPIAVVKDAAGDVFAIGDTCTHGDISLAEGFVEDDTLECWAHGSMFSLKTGKPLTLPAYEPVPVYQVELKDGDVHIDPAVTLTV from the coding sequence GTGACATCCGTGCGTGTGTGCGCCATCGACGACCTCGCCGTCAACGAAGCGTCGCGCTTCGTGCTCGAGGGCGTTCCCATCGCCGTCGTGAAGGACGCAGCGGGTGATGTCTTCGCCATCGGAGACACCTGCACCCACGGCGACATCTCGCTCGCCGAGGGCTTCGTCGAAGACGACACCCTCGAGTGCTGGGCGCACGGCTCCATGTTCTCCCTCAAGACGGGCAAGCCGCTCACGCTGCCCGCGTACGAGCCCGTCCCGGTCTACCAGGTCGAGCTCAAGGACGGCGACGTCCACATCGATCCCGCGGTCACCCTGACCGTCTGA
- the sufC gene encoding Fe-S cluster assembly ATPase SufC: MSVLEIKNLHVNVETEQGTREILRGVDLVINEGEIHAIMGPNGSGKSTLAYTIAGHPKYQVVEGEILLDGENVLEMSVDERARAGVFLAMQYPVEIPGVTVTNFLRTAKTAIDGEAPAIRGWIKDVRESMSNLKMDSAFAERNVNEGFSGGEKKRNEILQLELLKPKFAVLDETDSGLDVDALKIVSEGVNRAHANTGLGVLLITHYTRILRYIKPDFVHVFVAGRIAEQGGAELADRLEEEGYDRYQVAESAAEAVPAEALPAE; this comes from the coding sequence ATGTCCGTTCTCGAGATCAAGAACCTCCACGTCAACGTCGAGACCGAGCAGGGCACGCGCGAGATCCTGCGCGGCGTCGACCTCGTCATCAACGAGGGCGAGATCCACGCGATCATGGGCCCCAACGGCTCGGGCAAGTCGACGCTCGCGTACACGATCGCCGGCCACCCTAAGTACCAGGTCGTCGAGGGCGAGATCCTCCTCGACGGCGAGAACGTGCTCGAGATGTCGGTCGACGAGCGTGCGCGCGCCGGGGTCTTCCTCGCGATGCAGTATCCCGTCGAAATCCCCGGCGTGACCGTCACGAACTTCCTCCGCACCGCCAAGACGGCGATCGACGGCGAGGCGCCTGCGATCCGCGGCTGGATCAAGGACGTGCGCGAGTCGATGTCGAACCTCAAGATGGACTCGGCGTTCGCCGAGCGCAACGTCAACGAGGGCTTCTCGGGCGGCGAGAAGAAGCGCAACGAGATCCTCCAGCTCGAACTGCTGAAGCCGAAGTTCGCCGTGCTCGACGAGACCGACTCCGGCCTCGACGTCGACGCGCTGAAGATCGTCTCCGAGGGCGTCAACCGCGCCCACGCGAACACGGGCCTCGGCGTGCTGCTCATCACGCACTACACGCGCATCCTCCGCTACATCAAGCCCGACTTCGTGCACGTCTTCGTCGCGGGCAGGATCGCCGAGCAGGGCGGCGCCGAACTGGCCGACCGTCTCGAAGAAGAGGGCTACGACCGTTACCAGGTCGCGGAGTCCGCAGCCGAAGCGGTGCCGGCCGAAGCTCTGCCGGCCGAATAG
- a CDS encoding metal-sulfur cluster assembly factor — protein sequence MVTSLAPERYDQVEEALKDVMDPELGVNIVDLGLIYDLGWDDENDALVIHMTLTSAGCPLTDVIEEQTAEALDGTVDAFRINWVWMPPWGPERITDDGRDMMRALGFAI from the coding sequence ATGGTCACCTCCCTCGCACCAGAGCGCTACGACCAGGTCGAAGAAGCGCTGAAAGACGTCATGGATCCCGAGCTCGGGGTCAACATCGTCGACCTCGGCCTCATCTACGACCTCGGGTGGGACGACGAGAACGACGCCCTGGTCATCCACATGACGCTCACGAGTGCCGGATGCCCCCTCACCGACGTCATCGAGGAGCAGACCGCCGAGGCACTCGACGGAACGGTCGACGCGTTCCGCATCAACTGGGTGTGGATGCCGCCGTGGGGCCCCGAGCGCATCACCGACGACGGCCGCGACATGATGCGCGCCCTCGGCTTCGCGATCTGA